In Candidatus Cloacimonadota bacterium, the DNA window AAAATTCAATAAGTTTTATCAACCTCTCTTTTACTTCCCTAAAATCTTTACAATAATAATCTGTTACTCTTTTAATCTTTTCCCCTTCAGGTTTTGTGTGTTCATCTTCAATAGAAAAGACAGTCATTCCGGCATTTTTTGCTGCTTTCACGCCAACATATACATCCTCAATCACAATGCAATTGGAAGGATTTACATCTAATGCAGTTGCAACTTTCAGATAAATATCTGGAAAAGGTTTTCCTTTAATATTTTGACATCCGGCAACAATACAATCAAAAAAATGTAATACATTATTTGCCTTTAATACTGCGTTTGCAAGGAATTTTGAATTACTGGTTCCAAGACCAATTTTTATATTCTTAGCATACAAATATTCTAATAATTTTTTGGCACCTGATTTTAGACTGATATTGTTTTCATAATGCATTTTTACCGTATCAGTCCATTCTTGCATTATTTCATCAATTGAGTCTGGTAAATTAAATTTTTGTTTGAAATATTTTGCAACTTCAATAAAACTATCTCCATGTTCCATATCCTGAAATAAATTATCTGGAACTGGCAGACCTCTT includes these proteins:
- a CDS encoding HAD family phosphatase: MRVYIYFLCALCGKEIFSRVIRFSLRTLHLWVRYFQMKIEAVIFDLDGTLIDSMGVWAEVDKEYLGKRGLPVPDNLFQDMEHGDSFIEVAKYFKQKFNLPDSIDEIMQEWTDTVKMHYENNISLKSGAKKLLEYLYAKNIKIGLGTSNSKFLANAVLKANNVLHFFDCIVAGCQNIKGKPFPDIYLKVATALDVNPSNCIVIEDVYVGVKAAKNAGMTVFSIEDEHTKPEGEKIKRVTDYYCKDFREVKERLIKLIEF